In the Colias croceus chromosome 1, ilColCroc2.1 genome, TTCACGTGTGAaagataatgaaaataatattgtctaTGAAACTAGAAATGGGATTACAGGCGTTAACAAAAGCGGAACAGTGTTCTATTGCATACCTTGTTTGAAAACTTTGTACCTACACTATAAAGCTTCGTAAGCTATAAAGTACACACACACTTTATAATGTAGCTTTAtactagtaggtacttaatgtCGTTgtatatatgttaccggaaatgtatgtaatccgtcattgtatacaattcctaggaaatgtatagaattcctaaaatcgctcggaaatgtatgaaataaattattttatacacatttcctaggaaatctatacatttcctaaatagctatcggaaatgtaaaacatttaagataaattgatatgtcgcaggcaaattgtatataatctggCCGTTTACAAACGGTCGGCATTTTGTAGTAACTATGCCGATAATTCGTAATCAgaaatttttggtttggatGCGGGgatgggttaggttaggttcgtgttttttaaaactacacagaaataggagccccacgaagtggggctccgtcggctcgcgaccgtctttttgtagaattttggaaaaagacGAATTTTCGGCATGTTAAAACAGCTAGCCGTAATGTAATACGGCGGATTATACAATTCGACTGCGCCAAATATACGCGGGGACAGCGGGACGAGGGGACTGATTACTtaccaaatgaaaatttgattttataagaataaatataagttgatttttaaaatgttaattagtaagataataatatgaacataatattattacaacttTACGGTATGAGTCATACCGTAaagttgtaataataataccgTATGACTGTTACtcgattgtatcaataagagctataataaaaaaaaataacaacgtgttttattacagaaagcatttactttacacatttcctaatacgatattggaattgtatacaattcctaggaagattatacatttcctaggacatgcatgcattaaatagttttttaaacaatattttatacatttcctaaatggtatcggaattgtacacatttcctaggaattgtatacaattccttgatttcatacatttccggtaacatatacacTTAAACTGCTGGTGTTCTAACTCTCTTAAAATCTttcaatttattgtttttgttataagTGAATATAATAGTAGGGGAGCCCAGGATGCTAAATGTGGATTTACTCGAGCGTCACGGGAACCTATTAGAATTGGTAGATTAGACCATAGCGAGAAAAAAAGGTCCTATAATGTTTTCACTTTTAGCGGTGGGGAAgggttttttgatttttttttaatttaaaaaagaaaaaaattggctTGGAAATACTCAAGCGCGttagatattgatattttgcaTGCTCCAGGACGTCACTGAAAAATAGTATACGTTAATCTGACGATTTAAGTGGCGATTTAATCGCTATGAAGAAagggtaaaaaattaaagtaatattattcgagcgcgtcagattaatatATGGGGgggttaattacaatataagaagTCCCCATTTCGCTAATCTGACGATTCGAGCTCAACCTTAGGGAATTAtggattattcaaattttccaGCGGGGCCCCTGAGCGCACCCACCAACCATAACTGCTCATATTGACTAGAGGTACTAATGAATAGCTAAGGTACCGTCCCTTATAGTAATCTGAagcgctcgagtaaatcccAAAATCCCCTCTTGGGCTCCCCTACTATAAGGATACATCGTAGTCATCTTGTCTACATAAAAAAGCTCTCAATaggtaagttttaaataaattgaagcTATTTAAAGAAACTACACATTTTGGCCTTTCCTTacgcattttttaataaacagtaTTATCCATGATAAAAAGTGTTCGGATAAGTATCTATTCAGAGCGTTAAAAGCTATATCAGAGACAAAAGATCAGCTTTTATATCCATACGGTATCACGTAGCGCCCCTTCACTGAGAGGTGCTTGTCCGAAAATTGCAGTTAGGTGTTCATATGTTCACATAGTGAAAGCATTTTTTCACATACCTTTTATGTCACAATGATCTcgataaaaaatagaatagcATTGCGGAAGTTCTCGTTTTCCTTGGgagaaaattatgtttatagaTAGGATTGTACATTCGATCGAGTTGTATCTAGTTATGGATTaacaataggtacatattgtGATAAGTAAGTATTCAGTCaaatacgtataaaaatgagtaataataaatctgtaagCTCTTacataaaaggaaaaataaaacccatttaaattgaatacactttattgaaaaaacaatgtcaaaaataacaaagctAAAGACAGATCAACAAAGTGGAATTTCTCAAAAAGCCTTCATATTCAACTACAAAGCTCACCAATTTATCAACGTCAAGAACAGCAAGTTATGAAAAAtaactatgtatattataatataaaccaTTTGACTCCCCCTCACTTCCTTCACGCCGCTTGAACGTTTTCAGGAACATAGAAATCCTTCTTTTCTGCGTCCGATAACATACTGAATTTCTgcaaagaaaaaataagatatgaaaattgtacctatttaaaaaaattgaagatGATGACGTGTGTTCTGTGACTAAAGATTATTTTTGCACAATGCAAGGTACGTCTGGGAGATTaggtttatatttatgtgtgtGGTGGTCTTAAGGATCAATGATTTGGAAAATTAGTTATCAAATCATTGATCCGCAGCCCGTCTTAATCCATCCATGGATCACCATATTAGGAACCTATAACCTGTTTGCATTACCTTAAGAATTACCTACATCGACATGAATCACGCGGCGCATCTCCTCCCTCATGTCACAGCAAACACGAATCAGTACAACAACTAAACCTAAAGCAACATCTCACGCACTCGCAGTGCACGCGGTTGTTCTCTGCCGCACCGCTAGACACACAATGACACAACACTCACGCGGCGCATCTTCTCCCGCTTCATGTCCGCGCTGAGCGCGAGCAGCACGCGGCGCGCGAGGTACAGCGCGGCGCGGCGCACGTCCCCGCACTCGCTGTGCACGCGGTTGTTCACTACCGCGTCCGATAGACTCTCTACCGCTTCACCCCACTCCACTGTGGACAGGTTTGTAAATGTGAACGCACACCTATCGGAGCCTATAAATTAGGTAGTAACTACTAACACATAACTATATATAATACGATACATTTTCCAATTCCTTAATCTTGACACTTTTACTTGAACAACCATGTATATTATAGGGGGcgattaaaaaacaaattctaaTGTAGTGACAGAATCGTCAAGGTCATTGAACCGTGACAAATCATTGTCTGTCACGcctaagagccagcgcgcacgagcaactttgtctccgcaactatttcgtctccgcaactattttgtctctcccacccatgggctagtatgaaagtgcgcgcacgtagcgacgcaactccccatacaaatctatgggagagacaaaatagttgcggagacaaagttgctcgtgcgcgctggctctaaaggtacaagtccgagacgggccgcagaccgcaaactgcaacagcaaactgcaagcgacaccacttgtttctatgaacatctatgaaattgattctaagcgcggcgacactgctgcctgcagCCGCAACGCGCACcgattcatagatgttcatagaaacaagtgttgtcgcttgcagtttgctgttgcggtttgcggtctgcggcccgtctcggacttgtacctttaaagtgacagatccctggtttaaagttagactgtgtttaaattgttgtgTGCTAAGaccataatataaatgttttaaattttatatttacttaaaacaatacagaatagtaattttttaatttatttcagtttaCTAACTGGGCTGTCTCATATGCGGCAGCGTGACCATTCCTATAGTAACATCCATTCCCTTGAGCACTTGCTGGCTCACCGATCGGGACAACAGCTTTGCGGCTACGTTTATCATCTATAAATTGAGCTTGTTAAAATTAcgaataaataagttaataaattatgtttaaatttataatgattcaacacaaaattatacattttattgatatttcaaCACATTTCCAAATTGTTATATAGaagaatatttcaaaatatatacaacatataaaatacaacGCAGCCTTACACAGCACTCATTCGTAGACACTCTGATTAACAAGTAGGGATTGAATTTATTAGAGAGTAACAAAACTAACTCGGTTTTAAAACAGTAAAGTCTAATTGAAATATCCAAAGCAGATTCATCAATTTTACATATGTAATTTGGAgggattaataattattgtgaggGTTTAATGAAGGTAACATAGAGCTGTAATTTCAATGTGAATCAAAGAAATGCTAATAACATATTTGCTCATACTTTTAGATGAAATTATGCTTATTATACCTCTAATAACTTCTTCCTTTCAGGTAAATAAGTGCCAACAGCGACTGGATCGGGGAGATCTTCCACTCGGTCTGAGAAAGTCACTTCTGCGAGTTTTGTCTTCGATGGCTGATACCAAATAGTTTTGCGATTAAAAACTTTAGTTTctcattgaatttttttacttttaaataaattgaaattagaAATTAGGCGGGTCAACACAGAGCGAGAAGCCTCTGTGGGACTGTGGAACAGCCTGGCCATTGTTGTAGAAAATTTGTGTCCTAAAGGGAAAGAGGCTAATTTGAAACTTATGTCAAAGGTAACCAAACAAACAATACTATGTTTGTTTGATAACCATTTTCCTACTAGATAAATTCGAAATCCTTCAAAAGCTACTACATACCACAGGCGTAGGCGGTCGGTCCTTGACGCTCTTCATATCAACATCAGTGAATGTGTCTGCAGGTTTGCTCGTGACGTCACCAAACACTATTCCATGCGCGGCTGCAAACTGGCGAGCAAACTCCGTGGCTATTTGTACCGTCCAGCGAGATGCTTTTGGACGCCTGTTAATAGTAGTAATAAAAGTCTTTTTTATTCGCCAAATATTTGTACTATCTATAACTTATCTATATCCCCGatgagtacaatatgggggtcttcaagcgtagagtgaacaggtaccttctagggaagcgccttccatcttagaccacatctcagcttaacatcaggcgagattgtggtcaagcgcttccctattaccaataaaaaaaaataaaaaaacttgatCCTTTTGGACGCCTGTTGATAATAGTACCAATTCTTCGATTGCATAATATGAGTACAAAGttatattaagtacctatgtataagttttagataaaaaattgATAGCATGTTTTATGTTTACCCTATATTGGGAATATCTGTATCCAATATGAGTGTTAGTTAGAAAGAACTTATCGAGCAACGTGTAGATAAGAAGAACGATAAAATAACTAAGTATGTTCTAAAGTTGGAAAAGATTTGATTAGACTTGACTAACTGAAGCTGTAAAGATTCAAGACGgtctaaatatattaatatgaagAAAAGACGGTATTTGGTAAAATTAGGTTTCATGAAGTAATGAGAATGtattttaggaaatttatttcagtataTTTTCGTACAACTATTCTGTATAACTACTAACTTCTTCTTAGGTGGGGGTCGGAAGTTTTGGAAGAATACCAACGTGGCTCGTGACTTGACCATTCTTTCGATATCTCGAAGGAGCAAGTTGACTCTTCGGCGAGCAAACTCCATTACCGCTCCTTCTAGCATCTAATACatgacaataaaatatcagacatgtaacataatatacatcaTACGTAtctttttataacatttgttGCAAACAActcaattatataaaataatattgtgttcagTTTATATTTGGTTAGTTctgattaaacaaaaataaatactcgAGTTCAGaatattagaaaatactaCCATGATCATGTGAGCGTAAGTTTAGAACCTCAAAATCGGTATCTGTGTACGTACTTAGCAGAGCAGAAGGGCATGGAAACGTTGGATGAAGATGGAAACAGAGGATAAATGCACCAATAGAACAATAATGTtgttaagtaataatttattacctcCTCCAATATCCTGATAGGTGCACTCGGTAATATAGTAACAATGTCCATCTTAGCGCGCGCCTGTCCCAGTGTCATCAGCGCATCTCCCTCAGTGGACACAGCCGCCGCCATTGCTTCTTCAGCTAGCGATTGCGCTAGTTCTGGGCTCATGCCTTTGGCGCCGCGTTTCGACTGTTTATTGAGTaagtttataacattttttggGAAATTTATTGAGgactttttaaaatcttaagtagaaataattttacctTTTTAGTTCTGTTACCGATACAGATAGAAGAAGATAGAACTAGGGAACTACTTTTTCATTGATCCTTAGCTTTCCCGAGTTACAAAGGCTAAAGCTTATTTAAAACCCCTatagtttaatatatatatttgccTACACCAATTACGAACACTAAACTGCAAAATGTATACCCAAACCAAATAACATAATCAATATCCATCAATTAGAATCATAAATTCGTTCCCATTAAACCGAGTATATTCAGTAAACTGGAACAACAAAAACCTTTTCAAACTCGATTCCCATTTTCCTCACGAGCTGCGACGCTTTCGCCGTGCCGCCGTGCATTAGCTTCCAATTAGCAAGTCTTATCCGCTGCAGCTCTAAGTCCGTATTGTACGCGTATACCTCCGCTTTCCTATGAGTCgtgaaaaaaatagaaaaactgccaaagtatttttattggttataataataatttaagatacctttcaaattcaaatactaAATATATCTCTAACAAATGAAGGATACCAAGCTAGTTGTACTGTTAAGTATTACTatgtaaatttgaaaaataatttctgaCTACAATAGTCACATAAAATTCATCGTGAGTGTGAGTAGGTACACTAACTTTGCTCTCCTCGTAGCGCCAGCATTCATATCCTCCGTATATAATTTCAGAAGAATCGCTTCTTCTTGTATCTTTTGATTCTGAGCTTCGACGCGCGCTTTCCATTTATTATTTGCCTGAAATATTTTGTGCGAATCAATATGACCTTTGGCGGTTGGCTAAAATATACGTAATTGTTGCATGCCGTGATACAGCATAATAAAAGCTAAAATTTCAGTCAGATTTCTAGAAATCCTATAATGTTTAGgtatatttgtaattattattaggtaatgAGACACGACCGCAATCcataacaaataatttgatagAGTTCAAGTAAACACACGTGAtaagaaaacgtaaaaatatacacaaagTAAGCCCACATAACTACATTACGTCCAAATCGATCCAATTGATACAAACAACTAGGGCTTAACTTTGTACAGTTACAATTactacttaatttttataatatttaagtatcccataaaaattctaataataataattattaattattaattctcatattcagaaaaatataacaaagatTGAACATACGAAAGTGTATCTAGAACGACGTAACAAATTCTTCCTCTTATTGGGGTAAGAAATaacctataataaatttagaataaAACTCATTCTAACCTCATCCTCCAACCTCTTCTGTTTTGCATCTCTTTCTTGCTTCAGCCTATTCAATCGCTTCTTCTCGTTCGCTCTCCACTGCCTGACCATGGTTATCTTACGTCGTAGCTCCATTTCGGCAGCCGCTTGCACCCTCTGTTTGATTCTGTTCTGTTTCTCGTGCGCTCGCGCAGCGCGCTCTTTACGCTGTTTCTCGTTGTATTCGGCCAAGTATTTCATTCGCGCTTGTATCTTCTTTTCTTGTTCTTTTGcccttgaaaattattttgaattagaGTTTTTAATAGACAcgttaagaattatttttatttgtaatgtgTGCTtagcataaaaaaatgtatttcattatttcaagAGGAATCAAAGTGActggtaataataattagttcaCTACAATAATTAGTTCACATCATAGATGCAATGTGATGAAAAGCTGTGGTTGGTTAATAGAGCTAATGGATATGGTTTCTAAAATTAAAGTTCTAAAACGATCAATCactaaaatctatacataataattataataaatctgtagaagggtcaattctgtacattgaaaatattgaaaaaataaatagcagggggtgttactggatcgataccaagcccaaatatgtgattaaaaaaatttttgtctgtctgtctgtctgtctgtctgtctgtctgtatgttcaggcatcacgtgaaaactaacggttcgatttcgatgaaacttggtataattattccttattatcctgggcataaaataggatactttttatcccggaaaaatacgtagaaaaaaaataaatctttatttttccgcgcggacggagtcgcgggcggaagctagtatcatAATATATCGAAAGATAGAGTAGATGATGATATCTGTAACATATAAACACTACACAagttttatctaaaaatagCTCCTGCTACGCAGTATACTAACATTGCAGTCAGTTCttgtttacttatattttcttaggAACATATAAGAAGCTTGtttaatacgtaattatttgtaggAAAAAGGCAGCCGTTTTAACTTAAAGTTACGTACTTGgaatatgttataatttactttcttagattttctttatttcatttctCTTTCTACATTACAATTTCAGGGAAAGTCTTAGGTTATTATGAGTATATTAACATGCAAAAGTTGCGCGTACAATATAAAGGAAACGGCAAACTACCTGGTGCTCTACTTCGACAAAATATCacgtttattattaaagaaggTTAAGTTGAAATATTCTGAAGTGTGGAGACTGAATTTGTAGTTTCGACTTTCCTTGGCTCTAGACGCATATGCACTCGGCTCGGttccttttaattaaaacatgtcGGAAAGCCCTTTGATTCACGTTTCGAACGAGATGAAAGAACGAATCACATGACCTTTCGCTTTTTATCAGGAATTCAACTGACTCGCTGCTGTTTGTAACATACCCCATTTTAATATTGCGAATTCAGGATAGGAGTACGCTATTGGTTTTGTATTCAAATGAAGAGGACTTAGCGATCCAAACATGTATTAACATTTATTGATGTCTTACACTTACACGCTTTTACTAGCTTCATATATCTTTGTATATAACCGacaagtaatttaaataattatgataggTACTATAcctctttaaaattaaatttttactacTTATTTCATATTACAGATATAAGTACTTATCTTCAGCAAATACCCGCTTGatgttataataaatcattagCTACGAAGAATTACTCGTAGAGGACTACGACGAACTATTacaatacctatgtttaagttaatattatcataattcaGTAAAGGTATTTCAATGAAACATTCATACCCATTATGTTTGTTTCAGGGATGTCAAATAGAATGAAACATCTTTGAAGAATCTATTCGTATGACTGTTTTCGGCAAcagtgtataaataaaatccacaaagaaaaatttttaggaaagcgcgctccatcttaggccacatctcagctttccatcaggcgagatagtggtcaagcgctttcctatcaaacaataaaaaaaaaaaaattctcgttatttttttatttcacattGAAGTATTCTTCTGGATCTTTCAAGgattatattttctaagtcTTTATCTAATGTTACTTAAAAGCATATTGTTTGGTTgtctaattatatttcaatttattctaCCTACCATTTCagacaaaatacataatattggaTGCAATAGTCGCATCCATAACAATGCATCCATACAACACGGTAAAAATGTAGAAAATATTGAATGTTGAAATGTTCTATGCATCAGAGAGAGCACTCCAACGGCGCAGCTAAATGGGTTATGCAAATGTGCTTACTAAGTTTGCCGGCTCGATGGGATGTACTGAAGGGATGATTCTGAGGAAATGTGATTTGCTCTTAACGTCGTTACGGGACTTTGATTTGCGGTTGTAAATATACTTAGCGGGCTTTTACTTACATCGTGTAATGGTTTCAACGCAATTGGTTGAAGTGGGTTACCGGCAATCAGGTGGACGTATTGCTTTATAATTTCTGATATTTATGTGATAAACATGTTTCATGGTTTGTTGGGGATGATAGCTGTAGGtacaaatttgaaatattctttTCTGAGAGAGTCCtctcttttgttttaatatttgtatgctTATATATGTTACGGCTAAAGGTAGGTGAGAACATAAACTTAAGATTAGCCGGCTAAACTTAGGTTTATTTTCGACGAGGTGTTAATGTTAGTTTGTTCTATCTTTAGCCGGCTAAACTTAAGTGTAACCGCAGGCCCTTGGCTAAAAATGTAGAAGGAAACTGGCACTTCGCCGGCTGCTGCCGCAGCACGCTCGCTgggctcgctcggctcgtgcgggTCTTAAGAgttctaacctaacctaacctagcCACCAGCTTTCTGCCCTGAGTCGGGGTGGGTAGATTTGCTTACTATAATACATGTAAGGAACAGGGCGAGTGTTTTCTGGCACTTCGCCGGCTGCTGCCGCAGCACGCTCGCTgcgctcgctcggctcgtgcgggTCTTAAGAGTTCTAGgttctaacctaacctaacctagcCACCAGCTTTCTGCGTGCGGGCCCCTCAAGCCCTCCACCGGCCCGGCGCGCCCATCGAATACATTTTTAGCCGTTTCGTTTCGGTTAATGTGCACATTAACCGGCTAAAGATGGAATATCACGACGCAAACAAACATGTTTTCGAACTTTAGCTGCTTCTCGAAAATAAACCTAAGTTTAGCCGGCTAATCTTAAGTTTATGTTCACACCTACCTTTAGCCGTAACATATACATTGGATACGTaatattgtatgacattatcgatttacattaaatattttcaagtacCTACCCGGCAattttacctacttactttattcaatattatgaaTTCTTGCGTAAGAAACATGATTTTTCAATTGTCATCTTATCTTCGGCAGACGCCAGATACCTACTGAACtgtgataaaatattagaCTATTTTCGCATATGATATTTTCATAGCTTCTACGGGTTtaacgataatattattttataagaataatcaATACTATTGATGTTTCCAGTACCCACTAAAAGTacatcctatcctatcctactaatattataaatgcgaaaatgaAATGTGaaattctttgaaaacgcgggcgaagccgcgggcggaaagctagtatttttataaacttaaagCATGCGTCGTTTAACTAGCTACGTCGTAGCGCTATATTGATTATACATATCTatgaataaagataaaaatgtaaatatattatgaaaaatctaTGATTCACAAAGGGAAATATGATATCTtctttacattatattaataatagcagatataaatataatattatgactgtCATTAGTTCTGAACGACAATCGAGGGACGTCGCTCATTATCTTTGCAAATCCTCGCTAATGGCCCTATTCCCAAAAGGTGATTTTGAGAATGAGGGTGCCGATATTATAGCGTTAATAATTAAGAGGTCacagaaaaaaaacatttataataatatttaaaatttttgtttgcaTTTACTTCAGGACATACGTACGTTATTTAAGGCAGCGAAATAAAGTTAACACATGGAATCATTATATTGcgaacataaaattttgtaatagcATGTAAGTAGACATATTTTGTGAATGTTTGTACCATTAAAAATAAGCTACACACAACAGCTGAGCCTTGATCGAATCTACGGCGAAGCAAGCTGAACTTTCTTTTAAAATCGAAGTATACGCGGACAGGAGTACTAAGATATGCATTGTAGGGTATAAATTAATGTCTGTAGTTTTGCCGGTAAGTAGTAAACATCTGTCAGCTGCGACGATCTGGCGACAAGCCAACAACCCGCTACAAAATAGTGGTGGCACTGTAAAAACTAGGCTTCCTTGAAAGCGCTTATATCGATACCTTTTTTATTCGAGACTCGAAAAAGAAAAACACTCGGACGTCCGGGTCTTATTTTTGctgaaatatcaaatttaatcAAGGATAGTAACTAACTAACTATACTTATTTTTCTGAGTAGGTATTTTTGTTACCGTTTTGTTCATTCGAATTAAAatcacattaaattaaattaaattaaagcaCATCACACAGTTCTTGAattatctagacacgcggcagcgtgtcaagccgagttcaagcgaagagaactggcgagcagcagccgtgtgtatatttacacgaaccatttcgagccacttttcacccccttataactcgaaaactatttaagttatataaaccaaatttggtacatatcaagaggacctcaagataaacaagaaccttaaatttcataaatacagattaaacagttgcgtagatattaatatccaaaaatcgcaatttttaagactgactgacttatagacatatacaaaacctaacccacttccagatgacctagaaagttcaaattttgtaatcaactaggtaatagtgagtgtacaaaggaaaaaatcagaaaatactgaatttatttgtatttaatttttttttcaatgacataaattttgtttgtatggaaaaatggaaaagtttaaaaaaaaagaaaatagtatattcaccttactagtcttaaaaaatagatcaaaactaatcagtggccgaaaaaaattttgaaatccatcaataaatgactgagatatagattattgaagtttacatattttaggacgaaacatctgtagattcgaagcgcctctgacatcacactcactcgcgctagtatcgctagggcggattacttcgattgcatgatttctttattcaaaactgttattaaacgtaaaataaaagaaaattgtaataaaaatattgcctttattgctcatacagttaaaaatcttaatatataaaaatcaatgccacttttcgttgtaattccataactcgagaacggctgaaccgatttcgataattctttttttattatattccttgaagtacgaggatggttcttatgtagagaaaacgtgaatatgtaccacgggcgaagccggggcggaccgctagtaatatataattttacatattcacatttatttattctttatttatgagtgtttagtttagttttaatttcagtgtaaataaataaataaataaataaaatctttattttgctttaaacatggtattcaatggtgatacaattatattaataaagaacaaacatgtttagccaatacaagcatgcaaaaataattaccataaatggtgtaatggaagaaggcttcgtcgaaggtcgaaatgatttaatttgcgtaatattaatatgagtgaaacatcttcaGGCGCGTttagattaaaatttcaagatcgcgtcatggcaataccgtaacgtcatggagtaaggcgacgattcttctacaacgatctttgcatcttggtaatagtgtgtgtacaaattcacgctggatgtttagaaaatcatgtaatcttttaaacagaaaacgagttta is a window encoding:
- the LOC123696393 gene encoding uncharacterized protein LOC123696393, producing the protein MSSDLCLDDLSDVDITLMTLRKPTELKKVIDSIPKPVRAVPKNGLPLWYRLGLESKLPVPKMPEGKIIFSRGKIGEDVRRLGLGKDGPRPSFDLTDPYCNNVSYDYVPVHDPHLAHHFAQKPARNRMKQLGYCTKDGRAVCSLKDFNQYRKYLYNQFMDRIHMEMKKLDERARDDLTLKRVEVDVARRLQVFTKAERAREHLERVAQEHADEWAEKRRLAKEQEKKIQARMKYLAEYNEKQRKERAARAHEKQNRIKQRVQAAAEMELRRKITMVRQWRANEKKRLNRLKQERDAKQKRLEDEANNKWKARVEAQNQKIQEEAILLKLYTEDMNAGATRRAKKAEVYAYNTDLELQRIRLANWKLMHGGTAKASQLVRKMGIEFEKSKRGAKGMSPELAQSLAEEAMAAAVSTEGDALMTLGQARAKMDIVTILPSAPIRILEEMLEGAVMEFARRRVNLLLRDIERMVKSRATLVFFQNFRPPPKKKRPKASRWTVQIATEFARQFAAAHGIVFGDVTSKPADTFTDVDMKSVKDRPPTPVPSKTKLAEVTFSDRVEDLPDPVAVGTYLPERKKLLEMINVAAKLLSRSVSQQVLKGMDVTIGMVTLPHMRQPMEWGEAVESLSDAVVNNRVHSECGDVRRAALYLARRVLLALSADMKREKMRRVSVVSLCV